In a genomic window of Myotis daubentonii chromosome X, mMyoDau2.1, whole genome shotgun sequence:
- the RLIM gene encoding E3 ubiquitin-protein ligase RLIM, translated as MESSDSNDKGSGDQSAAQRRSQMDRLDREEAFYQFVNNLSEEDYRLMRDNNLLGTPGESTEEELLRRLQQIKEGPPPQNSDENRGGESSDDVSNGDSIIDWLNSVRQTGNTTRSGQRGNQSWRAVSRTNPNSGDFRFSLEINVNRNNGSQNPENENEPSTRRSNGENMDNSQRQVENPRSESTSAGPSRSERNSTEVLTGEVPSTRGQRRARSRSPDHRRTRARAERSRSPLHPMTEIPRRSHHNISSQTFEHPLVNETEGSSRTRHHVTLRQQISGPDLLSRGLFAASGIRNASQGAGSSDTTGNGESTGSGQRPPTIVLDLQVRRVRPGEYRQRDSIASRTRSRSQTPNNTVTYESERGGFRRTFSRSERAGVRTYVSTIRIPIRRILNTGLSETTSVAIQTMLRQIMTGFGELSYFMYSDSDSEPSGSISSQNMERAESRNGRGGSGGNSSSGSSSSSSSSPSSSSSGESSEISSEVFEGSNEGSSSSGSSGGRREVRHRAPVTFDESGSLPFLSLAQFFLLNEDDDDQPRGLTKEQIDNLAMRSFGENDALKTCSVCITEYTEGNKLRKLPCSHEYHVHCIDRWLSENSTCPICRRAVLASGNRESIV; from the exons ATGGAAAGCTCAGATTCTAACGATAAAGGAAGTGGTGATCAGTCTGCAGCACAGCGCAGAAGTCAGATGGACCGATTGGATCGGGAAGAAGCTTTCTATCAATTTGTCAATAACCTGAGTGAAGAAGATTATAGGCTTATGAGGGATAACAATTTGCTAGGCACCCCAG gTGAAAGTACTGAGGAAGAGTTGCTGAGAAGATTACAACAAATTAAAGAGGGCCCACCACCACAAAACTCAGATGAAAATAGAG gTGGAGAGTCTTCAGATGATGTGTCTAATGGTGACTCTATAATAGACTGGCTTAACTCTGTCAGACAAACTGGAAATACGACAAGAAGTGGTCAAAGAGGAAACCAATCTTGGCGAGCAGTGAGCCGGACTAATCCAAACAGTGGTGATTTCAGATTCAGTTTAGAGATCAATGTAAACCGTAATAATGGGAGTCAAAACCCAGAGAATGAAAATGAGCCATCTACAAGACGTTCTAATGGAGAAAACATGGATAATAGCCAAAGGCAAGTGGAAAATCCACGATCTGAATCAACATCTGCAGGGCCATCTAGATCAGAACGCAATTCaactgaagtattaacaggagaAGTCCCATCTACTAGAGGTCAAAGAAGAGCAAGAAGCAGAAGCCCCGACCACCGGAGAACCCGAGCAAGAGCTGAAAGAAGTAGGTCACCTCTGCATCCAATGACTGAAATTCCACGGAGGTCTCATCATAATATCTCATCTCAGACTTTTGAGCATCCTTTAGTAAATGAGACTGAAGGAAGTTCTAGAACCCGCCACCATGTGACACTAAGACAGCAAATAAGTGGACCTGACTTGCTAAGTAGAGGTCTTTTTGCAGCTTCCGGAATAAGAAATGCCTCACAGGGAGCAGGTTCTTCAGACACAACTGGTAATGGTGAATCTACAGGATCAGGACAGAGACCTCCAACCATAGTCCTTGATCTTCAAGTAAGAAGAGTCCGTCCTGGAGAATATCGGCAGAGAGATAGCATAGCTAGCAGAACTCGGTCAAGGTCTCAGACGCCAAACAACACGGTCACTTATGAAAGTGAACGAGGAGGTTTTAGGCGTACATTTTCACGTTCTGAGCGGGCAGGTGTGAGAACCTATGTCAGTACCATCAGAATTCCAATTCGTAGAATCTTAAATACTGGTTTAAGTGAGACTACATCTGTAGCAATTCAGACCATGTTAAGGCAAATAATGACAGGTTTTGGTGAATTAAGCTACTTTATGTACAGTGATAGTGATTCAGAGCCTAGTGGCTCAATCTCAAGTCAAAATATGGAAAGGGCGGAGTCACGGAATGGAAGAGGGGGTTCTGGTGGTAATAGTAGTTCTGGTTCCAGTTCCAGTTCCAGTTCCAGTCCTAGTTCTAGTTCCAGTGGTGAAAGTTCAGAGATTAGCTCAGAGGTGTTTGAAGGTAGTAATGAAGGAAGCTCATCATCAGGCTCATCAGGTGGCAGGCGAGAGGTTCGACACAGAGCCCCAGTAACATTTGATGAAAGTGGCTCTTTGCCCTTCCTTAGTCTGGCTCAGTTTTTCCTCTTAAATGAGGATGATGATGACCAACCTAGAGGACTCACCAAAGAACAGATTGACAATTTGGCAATGAGAAGTTTTGGTGAAAACGATGCATTAAAAACCTGTAGTGTTTGCATTACAGAATATACAGAAGGCAACAAACTTCGTAAACTACCTTGTTCCCATGAGTATCATGTCCACTGCATCGATCGCTGGTTATCTGAAAATTCTACTTGTCCTATTTGTCGCAGGGCAGTCTTAGCTTCTGGTAACAGAGAAAGCATTGTGTAA